The proteins below are encoded in one region of Sphingobacterium sp. R2:
- a CDS encoding DPP IV N-terminal domain-containing protein: MHKFYFILAASLLPYIGTAQQAKEAPIKANYQLAAKFSPEKLKKMIFSTSIKPNWINFSDRFWYDYASPQGRNWYIVNPALKKKELLFNNDDIAAQITKIVKNPVDAQHLELQGLRFTKDEKKLRFQVQSTQDTVKSKDEIQKLKNKSDTTKKKLFYLEYDLATKSVLEISDSTKVKPPLSWASFSPDTNTVYFAKDYNLYWMDRSNYLKAVKNEKDSTIVEHQITKDGVQYYAWGGDEYSTTTGEEKDKDNETKRKRVWISWSPDGRYFTLSRKDNRALKPLWVINNVGSSRPTLETYKYQMPGEVDSTETELYIFDAGAKTPRRINVSAFKNQTLSTWTKTPDKNSYKEDYFINYWLGNNEEFYISRSSRDLKRIDLLKVNINGAVNTIIQERSNVYLDVQKPFLIENKKQLVHWSERDGWGHYYLYDTNGKLINQITKGAFHTEEITGLDPASEALYFTASGREKNEDPYYLHQYSINTNGSGIKLLNPGNFDHQVEMSESSKYFVNNSSRVNTTPESVLYNSNGQKVMTLEKADLSLLFAAGYKFPEPFKVKAGDGVTDLYGVMYKPFDFDSTRTYPIVEYVYPGPQTEAVNKSFGRSMDRIDRLAQFGFIVITVGNRGGHPSRSQWYHTYGYGNLRDYGLEDKKVAAEQLADRYKYIDINRVGITGHSGGGFMSTAAMLVYPDFFKVAVSGAGNHENQIYNRWWSERHHGVTEKVSAKGDTTFSYQINKNTELAKNLKGRLLIATGDIDNNVHPANSIRMVDALIKANKRFDFLLLPGQRHGFGDMTEYFFWKMGDYFSQYLLGDSKMNEVDMTEINREKPQK; the protein is encoded by the coding sequence ATGCATAAGTTCTACTTTATCTTAGCAGCCAGCTTATTACCCTATATTGGCACTGCTCAACAGGCGAAAGAGGCACCTATAAAAGCCAACTATCAGTTGGCGGCAAAATTTTCCCCTGAAAAATTAAAGAAAATGATTTTTTCAACGAGTATCAAACCAAACTGGATCAATTTTTCTGATCGATTTTGGTATGATTATGCAAGCCCGCAGGGAAGAAACTGGTACATTGTTAACCCTGCCCTGAAAAAGAAAGAACTCCTTTTCAATAATGATGACATCGCCGCTCAAATTACTAAAATCGTTAAAAACCCTGTAGATGCACAACATTTGGAACTACAAGGGCTTCGGTTTACCAAAGATGAGAAGAAATTAAGATTTCAGGTTCAGAGTACGCAAGATACCGTGAAATCCAAAGATGAAATACAAAAACTCAAGAATAAGTCCGATACGACCAAGAAGAAACTCTTTTATCTGGAATATGATCTGGCAACAAAGTCTGTCTTAGAAATCAGTGATTCGACAAAAGTAAAACCACCTTTGAGTTGGGCGAGCTTCTCCCCCGATACCAATACAGTTTACTTTGCAAAAGACTACAATTTGTATTGGATGGACAGATCCAATTACCTTAAAGCGGTAAAAAATGAAAAGGACAGCACCATTGTAGAACACCAGATTACAAAAGACGGTGTACAATATTATGCTTGGGGCGGCGATGAATACAGCACTACTACCGGTGAAGAAAAAGATAAAGACAATGAGACTAAACGTAAGCGGGTATGGATCAGCTGGTCGCCGGATGGGCGTTATTTTACCTTGAGCAGAAAAGACAACCGTGCATTAAAACCTTTGTGGGTAATCAATAATGTTGGCTCATCTCGCCCAACACTTGAAACGTATAAATACCAAATGCCAGGCGAAGTCGACTCGACAGAGACTGAACTTTATATCTTTGATGCAGGAGCAAAAACTCCACGCCGCATCAATGTTTCCGCGTTTAAAAATCAGACGCTCTCGACCTGGACAAAAACCCCGGATAAAAATTCGTATAAGGAGGATTACTTTATCAACTACTGGCTGGGCAATAATGAAGAGTTTTATATTTCACGTTCTAGCCGCGACCTCAAACGGATTGACCTCCTAAAAGTGAATATAAATGGTGCTGTAAACACCATTATCCAAGAACGCTCCAATGTATATCTGGATGTTCAAAAACCATTCTTGATCGAAAATAAAAAGCAATTAGTCCATTGGTCAGAAAGAGATGGCTGGGGCCACTACTACCTCTACGACACGAATGGAAAATTGATCAATCAAATTACAAAAGGCGCCTTTCATACGGAGGAAATTACCGGTTTGGACCCTGCTTCCGAAGCATTATACTTTACTGCATCGGGCCGAGAGAAAAACGAAGACCCTTATTATTTACATCAATACAGTATAAATACAAATGGCTCTGGCATTAAACTTTTAAACCCGGGGAATTTTGATCACCAGGTGGAAATGAGTGAATCTTCAAAGTATTTTGTCAATAATTCCTCTAGGGTAAACACAACGCCCGAATCTGTCTTATACAATAGCAATGGACAAAAAGTAATGACATTGGAAAAGGCCGATCTATCGTTACTTTTTGCTGCAGGTTACAAATTTCCAGAACCCTTCAAGGTAAAAGCTGGAGATGGTGTTACGGATCTCTATGGGGTGATGTATAAACCATTTGATTTTGACAGTACCAGAACGTACCCCATTGTCGAATATGTTTACCCTGGACCTCAGACCGAAGCAGTCAATAAATCCTTTGGAAGAAGCATGGACAGAATCGACAGGCTAGCGCAGTTCGGTTTTATCGTGATCACCGTCGGTAACCGTGGTGGACATCCTTCACGTTCGCAGTGGTACCACACCTACGGTTACGGTAATCTACGCGACTATGGTTTGGAAGATAAAAAAGTAGCGGCAGAACAGCTTGCTGATCGTTATAAATACATCGACATTAACCGTGTGGGTATAACTGGCCACTCCGGCGGTGGATTTATGTCTACGGCCGCGATGCTTGTTTATCCTGACTTCTTTAAAGTTGCGGTGTCTGGTGCTGGAAACCATGAAAATCAGATCTACAACCGCTGGTGGAGTGAGCGTCATCATGGCGTCACAGAAAAAGTATCCGCAAAGGGCGATACCACATTCTCGTACCAGATCAATAAAAATACAGAGCTCGCAAAAAACCTAAAAGGTAGATTACTTATCGCTACCGGAGATATTGACAACAATGTACACCCGGCTAACTCCATTCGAATGGTCGATGCACTCATTAAAGCAAACAAAAGATTTGATTTCCTGCTGTTACCCGGACAAAGACATGGTTTTGGCGATATGACAGAATATTTCTTTTGGAAAATGGGCGATTACTTTAGCCAGTATCTGTTGGGCGATTCCAAAATGAACGAGGTTGACATGACCGAAATAAATCGAGAAAAACCACAAAAATAA